TGACGGCCTCGGCCTCGTGCACGACGGGTCCGCTTGCTTCGGTCATGTGTAGTTGACTCCTCGTTCGTTCGGGCAGCAGAGCGCCCCGCCCGTGCGGGGCGGCGTCCGAGGAACGAGCCGGTCTTCGATCGAAGCCAACGGGACTCTCCCGTAAGCCACTACCGAGGACCGGCGTCCTTGCCCTCGAGCGCCTGCCCTTCCTCTTTCTTACTTCGTATGGACCGAGGGGGAGCGACCGTGGTCACTCCCCCTCGGATCACGTCATCGGCGCAAGCCGAGTCGCTGGATCAGCGACCGGTAGCGTTCGATGTCCACCTTCATCACGTAGTTGAGCAGCCGGCGACGACGGCCGACCAGCAGCAACAGGCCGCGACGGGAGTGGTGGTCGTGCTTGTGCACCTTGAGATGCTCGGTGAGACCGATGATCCGCTTGGTGAGCAGCGCGACCTGGGCCTCCGGGGACCCGGTGTCGGACTCGTGCAGACCGTACTCGGTCAGAATCGACTTCTTCTCGTCGGTGGACAGCGCCACTGAGTTCTCTCCTCTGTGTTGTTCTGTGCCGTGAGGCCCGCTGGACGCGGGTAGTCGGTCGAGGCCGCCACGGACTGCAGCCGGACCCGGTGGTTCAGGGTATCAGGGAGCGCACTACCTGGCCTGCTGGGACAGCGGGAACCGCTCGACCACGACGTATCGCACGCCGTCGGCGCTCCGCTGCGACCGCATCAGCACCGCCTCCGCGGCCGTCCACATCTCGCTGCGGTAGCCGGACAGCCGCCGCTCCAGCTCCGCCGGCACCCGCTCGCGCGTGCGCGCCAGGGTCAGGTGCGGCAGGTACGCGCGGCCCTCCTCGCCCGCCCCGGCGGCGAGAGCGAGCTCGGTGATCCCCTCGCCGTACACCCCGAGGTAGAGGACCCGGGTGAACGTGCCCGCACCTTCCAACCAGATCCGCGGCGCCGGCATTCCCGCCAGCCGCGGCCGCAGCCAGTCCGCCCGCGCGGCGGCGTCGTCCTCGCCGTAGAACCCCAGCGTGACGTGCCAGTTCTCCGGCGAACTCCACCGCACGCCGTCCAGCCGCGGCAGCCCGGCGACCTCGGCGGTCAGGGTCTCGACCACGGCGGCGGGCGGCAGGACCGCCGAGAACAGCACCACTGCTCAGCCCTGCTGCCCGGCGCGGCGGAGCAGGTCGGCCAGTGCCGGGAAGTCGTCGTCGAGCCGCTTGGCTGCCTCGATCAGGTCCTCGTCCTCGGCGATGTCCCGCAGGACTGACAGCGCCGCGCGCTCCTCGGACAGCGCGTTGACCGGGAAGGTGTCGCGGCCGACGGTGGGCCGCGCGTCCCGCACGTCCTCCAGCGCGGCCATCAGGGCTTCCTTGTGGCCGGCGGCGACCTCGGGGATCAGGCACTTGCGCTCGAGCATGATCATCCGGGCGAGCACCACCGGGTTGCCGATCTTGGCGCGGCGGCCGCTCATCACCTGGCTCAGCATCGGGGCGCTGATGCCCAGCACCTCGGCCAGGTAGGCCTGCGAGACGTCGAACGCGACGACGAGACGGCGCACCCGGTCGCCCAGCGGCTCGCCGTACCACTCCCGCTGGAGGGCGATGTTCCGCTGGACGATCTTGTGGTCATCCACGTGCTGTGCTCCCTGCTCTCCCCGGACAGACCTGGCCGCGCCGGACCCAATCTTGCCAGGTGGGATCGGGCGGCCGGGGCGGAATCACCCGACGATTCGCAATCGCACCGGCGCGGTCAGCTGCCGGAACCGAGGATGGCGCGGGTGCGGCTGACGTCGTCGGCGATCTGCTCGACCAGGTCGTCGACGCTGGTGAACTTCACCATGTCGCGCAGGCGGCCGACGAAGTCCAGCGCCACGTGCTGGCCGTAGAAGTCCTCGTCCACGTCGAGCACGAACGCCTCGACGGTGCGCTCGCGGCCGGAGAACGTCGGGTTGGTGCCGACCGAGACCGCCGCGGGCAGCAGGCGGCCGGGCTGGTTGTCGCGGACGAACCAGCAGGCGTACACGCCGTCGGCGGGCACCGCGGCGAACCGCGGCGTGGACAGGTTCGCGGTCGGGTAGCCCAGGTCGTGCCCGCGGCCGTCGCCGCGGACCACGATGCCCTCCAGCCGGTGCGGGCGGCCCAGCGCGTCAGCGGCGGCGACCACGTCACCGGCGTCGATGCACGAGCGGACGTAGGTCGAGGAGAAGGTGATCTCGCCGGAATCCGCGGCCTCGCCGTCGGGCATGCTGCCACCCTGCAGCTCGGCGCCGAAGGTGGCGAACCCGAACCGGCGGCCCAGCTCCTTGAGCAGGGCCACGTCACCGGCGGCCTTGTGCCCGAAGGTGAAGTTCTCCCCCACCACCACGGCGGCCGCGTGCAGCCGGTCGACCAGCACCTCGTGCACGAATTCGTGCGCGGTCAGTCGCGACAGCTCCGCGGTGAACGGCAGCACGCAGAAGACGTCGATGCCCAGCTGCTCGACCAGCTCCGCCTTGCGGCGCAGCGTGGTCAGCTGCGCCGGGTGGCTCCCCGGCCGGATGACCTCGGACGGGTGCGGGTCGAACGTCAGCATCACGCTGGGCAGGTTGCGGTTCTTCGCCACCTCGACCGTCCTGGCGATCAGCGCCTGGTGCCCGCGGTGCACCCCGTCGAACACGCCGATCGTGACCACGCACCGTCCCCAGCCGCCGGGGAGATCAGCAAGCCCTCGCCACCTCTGCACGGATGCAGGGTACTGCCGCGCGAAGCGCGTCCGCCGAGGGCGGTCGCGGGCCGTCACCGTCCGCCTGGAACTTCGGCGGCGCCGGGCGGTGTCCAGTCCCACACCCGGCCGGTCTCCCTGCGCACGATCGACGCCGGCGCCCGGCGCAGGCCGAGGACCTGCATCCGGTGGACGAGCCTGGATCGCGACACCGCGATCCTGCCCTTCCGGCGGGCCGTCGAGACGATCGCGCGGGTCCGGCCCAGCCGGGCCCGGTCGTAGGCGGCGAGGTCACCGGTGGTCGCGGCGAGCGTGACCGCGTCCTCGACGGCCTGGCACGCCCCCTGCCCCATGTCGGGCGTCATCGCGTGCGCCGCGTCCCCCAGCAGCACGACCCGGCCGCGGACGTAGGTGGGCAGCGCGCCGAGATCGTGGATGTCGTTGTGCAGCACGGCATCGGCGGGTGTCGCGTCGAGCAGCTCGCCGACCCCGCCGGTGCCAGCCCGTCAGCCGGCGGCGCACCTCAGCCAGGTTGTCGGGGTAGCGCACGCCGGGCGTGTCGGCGTGCACACCCAGCGCCCAGTAGACCCGTTCACCGCCGATCGGGTGAGCCAGGAAATACGCCCCGGGCCCGAAGGTGAACGTCCCGTCCTCCGGCCACACCGATCCGGGCCGGGTGACCCCGCGCCACGCCGTGTACCGGAAACGGGGCGCCGGCGCGTCCGGCCAGAGGGTCGCGCGCACGGTGCTGTGGATGCCGTCCGCGCCCACGACGAGACCGGCCGCCATCTCGTACTCGCCCTCGGCCGTCCGGTAGCGGACCGTCGCGCCGGCTGCCGACGTGCTCACCCCGGTCACGGTGGCTCCCGTCCGGACGGTTCCGGCGGGCAGCCGCGCGGCCAGGAGGCGGTGCAGATCGGCCCGGTGGAAGCAGGACAGCGCGGTGTCGTGCTCCGGATCGGCACGCCGCAGGTACTCGCCGCCGGGCAGGCGCAGGTTGCCGGCCGCCCACGACGGTGTGGCGGCGGCCCGCACGTCCTCGCCCACACCGATCGCGTCCAGCGCCCGCAACGCGTTCGGGGCGATCGACAGTCCGGCGCCGACCTCACGCAGCTCGGGGGCGCGCTCCAGCACCACCACGTCCCAGCCGGCCCGCCGCAGGGCGATGGCGGCGGTGACCCCGCCGATGCCACCGCCGGCCACCACTGCCGAACCTTCAGAAGTCACGGTCGTCGCTCCTCTCGAAGGCCCTGGCCATCCACAGGAAGGTCTCGCGCGCGGCGCGCAACCGGCCCGCCCTGGCGCTGTCGGCCCCGAAGAGGTCCATGCCTCGTTCGGCAACGTCGGCGAACGAGGCCAGCGTGGCGATCCGCCGCCTGACCACCACGGGCCAGGCGTCGTCGTCGACCCGGAAGTAGGTGGTGCGCGCACCCGGCCCGGTCCGGCGGCGCACCAGGCCGGCGGCGGTGAGCAGGTTGAGGTTGGTGGTCAGGGACGCCCGGCTGGCCCCGATCGCCCCGGCGATCTGCGTGGCCGACTGCTCGGGCGGGTCACACACCATCAGCCAGCCCAGGATCCGGCCCGCGATCGGCGGCTGGCCGTACTGCTCGGCGAAGAACGTGGCCACCTCCTCCACCCAAGCCCGCAGTTCGTCGTGTTCCGGCTCGGCCACGCGTCGCCTCCAGCGTCGATCAGTTGATGCTGGCATATGCTAGTCCGAACTAGCATCTGACGGCCAGAGCTGTCCCCGGAAGCGGGCTTCGCGGGGATCAGGCCGGAGCGAGAACGACCACCGAGCGGGCCACGCCGCCGGCGTCCACGGCCAGCGCGAGGGCGTGCCCGTCCGGGTCGAACACCCCGTACGTGCCCTCGATGCCGGACGCGCGCACCTGCTGTCCATATCGGACAGCCCGGGCGGTGGCCGCGTCGACCTCGTAGCGCGGGAAGGCCGCGGCCACCGCGTCGTCGAGGTCGAACGACAGCTCCGGCTTCTCCTCCAGCTGCTCCAGGGTGCGCGCGGCGGCGATGCCGAATGGGCCGACCGTGGTGCGGCGCAGCGCGGCGAGGTGGCCGCCCACGCCGAGCGCCTCGCCGAGGTCGCGGGCCAGCGCCCGCACGTAGGTGCCCGACGAGCATTCGACGACCGCGTCCAGCTCGATGCGGTCGGCGACGCGGCGGGTCGCGAGCAGGTCGAAGCGGTAGACGGTGACCGGCCGCGGCTTGAGCGCGACCTCCTCACCGGCTCGCACGCGCGCGTACGCCCGCTTGCCGGCGATCTTGACCGCGCTGACGGCGCTGGGGACCTGCTGGATCTCGCCGGTCAGGGCGGCGATCCCGGATGCGATCGCCTCGTCGGTGACGGCGGCCAGCGCGTCCGGGTCCGCGGTGGAGAGGTGTTCGCCCTCGGCGTCGTCGGTGGTGGTCGAGACGCCGAGGGCCAGCGTGGCGAGGTAGGTCTTGCGGTCCAGCGCGAGGTGGCCCAGCAGCTTGGTCGCCCGCTCGACGCCGAGCACCAGCACGCCGGTGGCCATCGGGTCGAGCGTGCCGGCGTGCCCGACCTTGCGGGTGCCCATGATCCGGCGCACCCGCGCCACCACGTCGTGGGAGGTCATGCCCGGTGGCTTGTCCACCACGAGCAGGCCGGGCGGGGGCGCGGGGCGTCGAGTCTTCGGCTGGGACACGGCTGGACACCTTACGGGGCGCCGTTATGCGGCTGTCGGGACCTTCCGGGCGGAGACGTTCCGGGCCGGGGCGTCCCACACGTGGCGGCGCACCTGGACCGGCACCTGCTCGCCCCGCTCCTGCGCGGCGAACAGCTCCGCGCGGGCGCGCAGCCACCACACCAGCATGCGGAAGGTGCCCAGCGCCAGCATCGCGACGACGGCCAGCAGCGCGAGCCGGAACTGGCCGCCGGTCAGCTGCAGCAGCACGCCGATCACCAGCGCGGTGACCGTGGTCGCGACGAACCCGCCGACGTTGACCACGCCGGTCGCGGTGCCCACGCGGGACAGCGGGTTGTAGTCGCGGGCCAGCGCGAACCCGATCATCGACGCCGGGCCGCCCAGGGACAGGAACGCGAACGCGGGCACCAGCACGCCGATTGGGATCTGGCCGGGCCAGCTCAGCAGCACCGCCCAGACCGCGGCGGCGCCGGCGAGGTAGCCGAGCACCAGCGGCATCCGCGCGCCGGGGCGGGCGGAGATGATGCTGCCGACCAGCGGGCCGCCGATCATCGAGCCGAACACGAACACGGTCAGCAGGGCGCTCGCGGTCGCGGCCGGGCGGCCCTGACCCTGCACCAGGAACGGCACACCCCACAGCAGGGTCAGCACGTTCGGGGCGAACATCGTGGAGAAGTGCACCCAGAACCCGAGGCGGGTGCCCGGGACGCGCCAGGCCGTGCGGACCTGACGGGCCAGCTGGCGCGCGTTGACCGGGCCGGCCTTCGGGGTGGCGCCGGCCGGGGTGTCGCGGACGCGGCCCGCGACGACGGCCGAGTAGATCGCGGTGATCAGGCCGGCGGTGAGGAACGTCGGGGTCCAGCCGGGGCCGGCGAGCAGCAGGGTGAGCGGGACAGTCGCGGCGAGGTTGCCGAGGAAGCCGATCGCCGTGGTGAAGCTCGTGACCACGGCGTACTGGCGGCCCGGGAAGTGCGCGGCGATCAGGCGCAGCACGCTGACGAAGGTGAGCGCGTCACCGAAGCCGAGCACACCGCGCGCGAGCAGGCCCAGCGCGTAGGTGTCCGCGACTGCGACGAGGATCTGGCCCAGGCCGAGGAAGAGCAGCGCGGCGGTGAGGACCTTGCGCGGCCCGAAGCGGTCGACGAGGACGCCGGTGGGGATCTGCATGGCGGCGTAGACGCCGACCTGCAGGACGGTGAAGGTGGAGAGCGCGGCGGCGCCGACCCCGAACCGGTCGGCGGCTTCCAGCCCGGCGACCCCGAACGAGGTGCGGTGGAAGACGGAGAGGAGGTAGACGATGGCGGCGGTGAACCAGATGAACCACGACCGGCGGCTGGCCTTGCCGGTCACGGGTGCCTGCTGCGGCGGCACGAAGGATTCCTCCCGAAGCGGAGTAGGCGACAACGACACGGGGACGCCCGCATCGCCGTCCCGATAGTTGTATCGCCTATGCAAGGCTGAAACTTACCTGTTACCGGGGTGTTTTCAGCCACACGGCCCAGCGGGGGCCACCCGTTCAGCGGACGGCGGCGAGGTTGCTGGACTCGCGGACCGGAACCGGCGCCACAGCAGAGTCGCGGCCCGGCGCCCACCACGCCGCGGGCGCGTCGCGGCCGGCGCCGAGCGCGGTCCGGACCATCGCGGCCGGTCGTCGAGCGCGCGCCGCCCGCGGCAAACGCCCCAGCCCCGAGCCCACGGAACCCGGCCCGGCGCCCACCACCCCGCGGGCGCGGCGACGACGCCGAGGTCGCTGCACCGCCGCGCCGGTGCCAAACCGGGCTCACACGGCGGCGGCACCGGATGCCCGCGCGGGGCACGGTCCGCCACCACCGAGGCCGGGCCGCCGAGCGTCAGCGACGGGCCCCGAGCCGGAAACCCGCGGACAGCCCGGCGTCAGCGGACGGCGCCGAGCACGGTCCAGCGGTCGGAGCGCCAGCGGGCCACCACCGCGGCCAGCCGCAGCACCATGAACAGCGACAGGCCGGTCCAGATGCCGGTCAGCCCCCAGCCGAAGCCGAGCGAGGCCCAGATCAACGGCAGGAACCCGAGCGCGGCGCTGGCGAGCGTCGCGGTGCGGAGGAACGCCGCGTCGCCCGCGCCGAGGAGCACCCCGTCCAGCGCGAACACCACGCCCGCGATCGGTTGCAGCGCCACGAAGAACCACCAGGCGTGCGGCACCTCGCCGAGCACGCCAGGGTCGGAGGTGAACGCGTGCGGCAGCACCTGCGACACCGCCGCGAACACCACGCCGAGCACGCAGCCCATGATCAGCCCGTAGCGCGTGATCTGCCCGGCCACGCCCCGCGCCTGCCGCGCCGAACCCGCTCCCAGCGCGGCCCCGACCAGCGACTGGGCCGCGATCGCGACCGAGTCCAGCACGAGGGAGAGGAACGTCCACAGCTGCAGCACGATCTGGTGCGCGCCGACCGCGGCCGTCGAGGTGCGGGCCGCGACCGCGGCGGCGGAGACGAAGCACGCCTGGAAGGCGAGGCTGCGCAGCACCAGGTCCCGGCCCAGGCCGAGCTGCGCGCGCATCACCTTCGGGTGCGGCTTGAGCGACACCTTCTCGGTGATCAGCGCCCGCAGGAACAGCCCGGCGCTGATCACCTGGGCGACGACGTTCGCGACGGCCGACCCTTCGAGCCCCCAGTCCGCGACGTAGACGAGCAGCGGGCAGAGGACCGCGGAGATCCCGTTGCCCGCCAGGACGTACCGCAGCGGGCGGACCGCGTCCTGCACTCCGCGCAGCCAGCCGTTGCCCGCCATGGTGATCAGGATCAGCGGCGCGCCGAACAACGCGATGCGCAGCCAGGACACGGCCGCCGCGGCGACCTCGTCACTGCCGGACAGGACCCGCGCGACCGGGCCGGCGAGCAGCTGCCCGGCGCCGAGCACGACCAGGCCGACGAGGACCGCCAGCCAGGTCGCCTGGACGCCTTCGCTGACCGCTTCGGCGCGCCGGCCGGCCCCGTGCAGGCGGGCGGTGCGCGAGGTGGTGCCGTAGGACAGGAAGGTCAGCTGGGTCGAGACCTGGGCCAGCACAACCCCGCCGACGGCGAGCCCGGCCAGCGGAAGGGCCCCCAGATGCCCGACGACGGCCGTGTCGACCAGGACGTACAACGGCTCGGCCGCGAGGACCCCCAGCGCCGGGACCGCCAGGCCCAGCACGCGCCTGGCAGGCACCTTCTCCCCGGCGGTTTCCACGGTTTCGGACACGAGGGCAGGTTAACCGGGGGCACCGACAAGATCGGCTGCACGGCAGCGGCTCGCAGCTTGGCGGCGCTGCCCCTCCGGAGGGGAGCTCCCGCGGGCGGTGGCACCCTCCGGAGGGGTAGCTCCCGGCGGGGCGGCAACTCCCGGCGGGGGGCGGTAGCTCCCGGCGGGCGCGGTAGCTCCCGGCAAGCGTGGCAGCTCCTGGAGGGTGGGAGCTCCCCCAGGTGGTAGCTCCCGCCGGAGGGCAGCTGTCGGCGGGGCGGCGGCTCTCCGCCGACGGGGGCAGTAGCTCCCCGGAGGGGGCGGCAGCGCCCGGCAGCGCGGCAGCCCCCGGCAGGCACGGCAGCCCCCGGAGGGGCGGTAGCTCCCCCAGGCTGTAGCTCCCACCGGAGGGGCAGCCCCCGGAGGGGCAGTAGCTCCCGCAGGCGGTAGCTCCCACCGGAGGAGGCATCTTTCGGCGGGCGGCAGCTTCCTGCCGGGGCGGCAGCTTCCTGCCGGCGAGGGCAGTAGCTCCCGGGGGCCCGCCACTCGCGGTGAAGCGCCGCTCTGCGGCGCGGGACCCGCCGCGTCACGGGCAGACCGCCGGGCCACCAGCAGCGAACTGCCCGCCGCTCCGCGGCGCGCAACCGCAGGGATGGCAGGCCTCCGGGTCAGCCCAGCAGCGGCGCCTCCTCCAGCGCGCGCCGCACCATCGCCAGGCCCTCCTCCGCCGTGCCGTGGATCGTGCAGCCTGCCGCCAGCCGGTGGCCCCCGCCGCCGAGACTGCGGGCCGCCTGGGAGACGTCGATCTTCCCGATCGCCCGGAACGACACCGACCACTCCCCCGGCGCCTGCTCCTTCAGCACGACCGCGACCTCGGCCTCCCGCGTCGAGCGGATCACGTCCACCACGCCCTCGACCTCCTCCAGCCGCACCGTCGCGGCCACGTCGGCGGTCACCACGGCGTGCACGAGCCCGAACCCCTGCGCCGACTCCGGCTCCAGCCGCGCGGACGCCAGCACGGTCGACAGCATCGGCAGCCACGCGAACGGGTGGTCGTCGATGATCTCCCGCGCGAGCCGGTCCGGGTCGACCCCGGCCTCGAGCAGCCGGGCCGCCGCGCGGTGGGTCGACGGCCGCGCCCGCCGGAAGCCACCCGTGTCGGTGACGAGCCCGGCGTACAGGCACCGCGCGATCGGCTCGTCCAGCGCCACCCCCAGCTCGTCCAGCAGCGCCAGCACCAGCACCGCGGTCGCCTCGGCGGTGTCGTCGACCAGGTGCACCGAGCCGTACCGCAGGTTCGACGCGTGGTGGTCGACCACGAGCACCTCGCCGCCGGCGGCGCGCGTCGCGTCCACCCGGCCGGCCAGCGAACCCAGCCGCGCCGGGCTCGGCGTGTCGAGGCACACCAGCAGCCCCGCCGACGGCGGCACCTCGTCGGCGGGCACGAACAGGTTGTCGGCGTCCAGGCCGCGCAGGCTTTCCGGCACCTCGGCCGGCTCGGCGAAGGACACGCGCACGGTCGCGCCCCGCTGGTAGAGCGCGCGGCCGAGGGCCAGCGCGCTGCCGAGCGCGTCGGCGTCCGGGCGGACGTGGGCCAGCAGGGTGACGTCGTTCGCTTCCCGCAGCAGCCCTGCGGCGCGCGGGAAGTCGAGCTGGGCGGAGGTGCTCATGCGGGCAAGCTACGCTTTTTCCCGATGTTCGACTACGGGATCCTCCTCTACCCCGGCGCCAACCGCGTCTACGCGGACGCCTCCGCCGGTCTGCTGCGCGCCGAACTGACCGTGTTCGGCGAGGCACTGCGCACGCCGCCGGCCGAGATCGGCGAGCGCCGGATCGGCGGCGTCACCTACGTCACGTTCACCACCGCGGAG
The window above is part of the Amycolatopsis thermoflava N1165 genome. Proteins encoded here:
- the rpsO gene encoding 30S ribosomal protein S15, coding for MALSTDEKKSILTEYGLHESDTGSPEAQVALLTKRIIGLTEHLKVHKHDHHSRRGLLLLVGRRRRLLNYVMKVDIERYRSLIQRLGLRR
- the thpR gene encoding RNA 2',3'-cyclic phosphodiesterase — its product is MVLFSAVLPPAAVVETLTAEVAGLPRLDGVRWSSPENWHVTLGFYGEDDAAARADWLRPRLAGMPAPRIWLEGAGTFTRVLYLGVYGEGITELALAAGAGEEGRAYLPHLTLARTRERVPAELERRLSGYRSEMWTAAEAVLMRSQRSADGVRYVVVERFPLSQQAR
- a CDS encoding helix-turn-helix domain-containing protein, with the translated sequence MDDHKIVQRNIALQREWYGEPLGDRVRRLVVAFDVSQAYLAEVLGISAPMLSQVMSGRRAKIGNPVVLARMIMLERKCLIPEVAAGHKEALMAALEDVRDARPTVGRDTFPVNALSEERAALSVLRDIAEDEDLIEAAKRLDDDFPALADLLRRAGQQG
- a CDS encoding bifunctional riboflavin kinase/FAD synthetase, giving the protein MQRWRGLADLPGGWGRCVVTIGVFDGVHRGHQALIARTVEVAKNRNLPSVMLTFDPHPSEVIRPGSHPAQLTTLRRKAELVEQLGIDVFCVLPFTAELSRLTAHEFVHEVLVDRLHAAAVVVGENFTFGHKAAGDVALLKELGRRFGFATFGAELQGGSMPDGEAADSGEITFSSTYVRSCIDAGDVVAAADALGRPHRLEGIVVRGDGRGHDLGYPTANLSTPRFAAVPADGVYACWFVRDNQPGRLLPAAVSVGTNPTFSGRERTVEAFVLDVDEDFYGQHVALDFVGRLRDMVKFTSVDDLVEQIADDVSRTRAILGSGS
- a CDS encoding FAD-dependent oxidoreductase — its product is MTSEGSAVVAGGGIGGVTAAIALRRAGWDVVVLERAPELREVGAGLSIAPNALRALDAIGVGEDVRAAATPSWAAGNLRLPGGEYLRRADPEHDTALSCFHRADLHRLLAARLPAGTVRTGATVTGVSTSAAGATVRYRTAEGEYEMAAGLVVGADGIHSTVRATLWPDAPAPRFRYTAWRGVTRPGSVWPEDGTFTFGPGAYFLAHPIGGERVYWALGVHADTPGVRYPDNLAEVRRRLTGWHRRGRRAARRDTRRCRAAQRHPRSRRAAHLRPRPGRAAGGRGARDDARHGAGGVPGRRGRGHARRDHR
- a CDS encoding GbsR/MarR family transcriptional regulator produces the protein MAEPEHDELRAWVEEVATFFAEQYGQPPIAGRILGWLMVCDPPEQSATQIAGAIGASRASLTTNLNLLTAAGLVRRRTGPGARTTYFRVDDDAWPVVVRRRIATLASFADVAERGMDLFGADSARAGRLRAARETFLWMARAFERSDDRDF
- the truB gene encoding tRNA pseudouridine(55) synthase TruB; its protein translation is MSQPKTRRPAPPPGLLVVDKPPGMTSHDVVARVRRIMGTRKVGHAGTLDPMATGVLVLGVERATKLLGHLALDRKTYLATLALGVSTTTDDAEGEHLSTADPDALAAVTDEAIASGIAALTGEIQQVPSAVSAVKIAGKRAYARVRAGEEVALKPRPVTVYRFDLLATRRVADRIELDAVVECSSGTYVRALARDLGEALGVGGHLAALRRTTVGPFGIAAARTLEQLEEKPELSFDLDDAVAAAFPRYEVDAATARAVRYGQQVRASGIEGTYGVFDPDGHALALAVDAGGVARSVVVLAPA
- a CDS encoding MFS transporter; the encoded protein is MTGKASRRSWFIWFTAAIVYLLSVFHRTSFGVAGLEAADRFGVGAAALSTFTVLQVGVYAAMQIPTGVLVDRFGPRKVLTAALLFLGLGQILVAVADTYALGLLARGVLGFGDALTFVSVLRLIAAHFPGRQYAVVTSFTTAIGFLGNLAATVPLTLLLAGPGWTPTFLTAGLITAIYSAVVAGRVRDTPAGATPKAGPVNARQLARQVRTAWRVPGTRLGFWVHFSTMFAPNVLTLLWGVPFLVQGQGRPAATASALLTVFVFGSMIGGPLVGSIISARPGARMPLVLGYLAGAAAVWAVLLSWPGQIPIGVLVPAFAFLSLGGPASMIGFALARDYNPLSRVGTATGVVNVGGFVATTVTALVIGVLLQLTGGQFRLALLAVVAMLALGTFRMLVWWLRARAELFAAQERGEQVPVQVRRHVWDAPARNVSARKVPTAA
- a CDS encoding MATE family efflux transporter; this encodes MSETVETAGEKVPARRVLGLAVPALGVLAAEPLYVLVDTAVVGHLGALPLAGLAVGGVVLAQVSTQLTFLSYGTTSRTARLHGAGRRAEAVSEGVQATWLAVLVGLVVLGAGQLLAGPVARVLSGSDEVAAAAVSWLRIALFGAPLILITMAGNGWLRGVQDAVRPLRYVLAGNGISAVLCPLLVYVADWGLEGSAVANVVAQVISAGLFLRALITEKVSLKPHPKVMRAQLGLGRDLVLRSLAFQACFVSAAAVAARTSTAAVGAHQIVLQLWTFLSLVLDSVAIAAQSLVGAALGAGSARQARGVAGQITRYGLIMGCVLGVVFAAVSQVLPHAFTSDPGVLGEVPHAWWFFVALQPIAGVVFALDGVLLGAGDAAFLRTATLASAALGFLPLIWASLGFGWGLTGIWTGLSLFMVLRLAAVVARWRSDRWTVLGAVR
- a CDS encoding DHH family phosphoesterase, which encodes MSTSAQLDFPRAAGLLREANDVTLLAHVRPDADALGSALALGRALYQRGATVRVSFAEPAEVPESLRGLDADNLFVPADEVPPSAGLLVCLDTPSPARLGSLAGRVDATRAAGGEVLVVDHHASNLRYGSVHLVDDTAEATAVLVLALLDELGVALDEPIARCLYAGLVTDTGGFRRARPSTHRAAARLLEAGVDPDRLAREIIDDHPFAWLPMLSTVLASARLEPESAQGFGLVHAVVTADVAATVRLEEVEGVVDVIRSTREAEVAVVLKEQAPGEWSVSFRAIGKIDVSQAARSLGGGGHRLAAGCTIHGTAEEGLAMVRRALEEAPLLG